Proteins encoded in a region of the Ptychodera flava strain L36383 chromosome 4, AS_Pfla_20210202, whole genome shotgun sequence genome:
- the LOC139131447 gene encoding uncharacterized protein: MASSSPAPQATARSGTSFNNGRKLGPFESWMYELNKNTMEINCYMAFVESCTPLTLNLLEEAAKVLQRRHPQFQVRVLEDEDAHGQSYYFVPMEDLMVDVDVVTADCWEDVHAMETKTLFDFSRGPLWRLRLLSCKDQEASEDGVYKNIIATTFSHAIVDGNCIMRVLNELMDILSALSKGEDVDMTCYPRLPPIEGLFNIGEFAWWEKIIYKILFKLYFLRSKRNPYLERFPTEMSKNPSVVQETRALSIDFTAEEVTKLREICRQHGATVNGATTAAASIAGCKIMQGGKLSRSQTIHTGLPVNMRRYSNPPPDPDKSVGLYCSVMEQDIKVPKNSDSRAEFWKLAANCTKGTRKMCRNGCKAGREFVEFAAFLKNGLKLSVLDVLASELADKKNAGRSRELFLMSNLGDLSYFKKDKPREFELVKRVCACGGFKSEPVFGHYIATIHGKMFWSLAYHTNVCTKDQAQEYADAIAEVLRMAIND, encoded by the coding sequence ATGGCTAGCTCATCGCCTGCACCACAGGCCACAGCTAGAAGCGGGACGTCGTTCAACAATGGGAGGAAACTTGGCCCCTTTGAGAGTTGGATGtatgaactcaataaaaatacgATGGAAATAAATTGTTACATGGCATTTGTGGAGTCATGTACTCCACTGACGCTTAATCTCCTGGAGGAGGCAGCAAAAGTCCTTCAGAGAAGACACCCCCAGTTTCAAGTGAGAGTACTTGAAGATGAAGATGCACACGGGCAGTCCTACTACTTTGTTCCAATGGAAGACTTGATGGTAGACGTTGACGTGGTTACAGCTGACTGCTGGGAAGATGTCCATGCCATGGAGACCAAAACGCTGTTCGATTTTTCAAGAGGACCATTATGGCGCTTGCGTTTACTCAGTTGTAAGGACCAGGAGGCGTCCGAAGATGGGGTTTACAAGAACATCATAGCTACTACATTCAGCCATGCTATCGTAGATGGAAACTGTATCATGAGGGTCCTAAATGAACTCATGGACATCCTTTCTGCTTTATCTAAAGGTGAGGACGTTGATATGACTTGTTATCCACGCCTTCCACCAATTGAAGGTCTGTTCAATATCGGAGAATTTGcatggtgggaaaaaattatctACAAAATTCTCTTTAAATTATACTTCCTGCGATCAAAGAGAAATCCGTACCTTGAACGCTTTCCGACAGAAATGTCCAAAAACCCGTCTGTTGTCCAGGAGACCAGGGCCCTCTCCATAGACTTCACGGCGGAAGAAGTGACGAAATTGCGAGAGATATGTCGTCAACATGGAGCTACCGTGAATGGAGCCACAACGGCAGCGGCTTCCATAGCTGGTTGCAAAATCATGCAGGGAGGAAAACTGAGCCGCAGTCAGACGATTCACACAGGTCTGCCGGTGAATATGAGGAGGTACAGCAACCCACCACCTGATCCGGACAAGTCTGTGGGGCTATACTGTTCGGTGATGGAGCAAGACATTAAAGTGCCTAAGAATAGTGATTCACGTGCCGAGTTTTGGAAGCTGGCAGCAAATTGTACAAAGGGAACAAGAAAGATGTGTCGAAATGGTTGTAAAGCAGGAAGGGAGTTCGTTGAATTTGCCGCATTCCTGAAAAATGGCTTGAAATTGTCAGTTCTTGATGTTCTTGCTTCTGAGCTAGCTGATAAGAAGAACGCAGGACGAAGTCGTGAACTTTTCCTGATGTCAAATTTAGGAGATCTTTCATACTTCAAGAAAGATAAACCCCGGGAGTTTGAATTGGTGAAGAGAGTGTGTGCCTGTGGCGGGTTCAAATCGGAGCCTGTGTTTGGCCATTACATCGCCACTATACATGGCAAGATGTTCTGGAGTCTCGCTTATCATACAAATGTGTGCACCAAAGACCAAGCACAGGAGTACGCTGATGCCATCGCGGAGGTCCTCAGGATGGCTATCAATGATTAA